A genomic region of Caldicellulosiruptor acetigenus contains the following coding sequences:
- a CDS encoding L-rhamnose isomerase — MSLDYEKILADYERAKEVYKDFGVDTDEVLNKMKRISISLHCWQGDDVTGFEEATKGMGGGGILATGNYFGRARNGDELRSDLEFAMSLIPGKHRVNLHAIYAETDGKKVDRDELSIDHFEKWLKWAKEKDIGLDFNPTFFAHPKAQSGYTLSSTDEGVRKFWVKHGIKSREIASQIGKELKKTCINNIWIPDGSKDFTAKRYEHRKILKESLDEIFAASVDKTYLVDSVESKLFGIGSEAFVVGSHEFYMGYVFTSKHDIAICFDLGHFHPTESVADKISSVLAFSKKVLLHLSRGMRWDSDHVVVLNDEVLSVSQEVKRADAFDRVFFALDFFDASINRITAWVTGARAALKSILYALLEPTHLLNEAENEGDFGKRLALLEEFKTLPFGAVWNKFCYESNVPVGSSWLEKVKEYEDKVLKSRI; from the coding sequence ATGAGCTTGGATTACGAAAAAATTCTTGCCGATTATGAAAGGGCGAAAGAGGTTTACAAAGACTTTGGTGTTGACACAGATGAAGTTTTAAACAAGATGAAGAGGATTAGTATTTCGCTTCACTGCTGGCAGGGCGATGATGTCACAGGGTTTGAAGAAGCAACAAAAGGCATGGGCGGTGGCGGAATTTTAGCAACAGGAAACTATTTTGGAAGAGCAAGAAACGGCGATGAACTCAGGTCTGATTTAGAGTTTGCTATGAGCCTCATTCCTGGCAAGCACAGGGTAAATCTTCACGCTATATATGCTGAGACAGATGGGAAAAAGGTTGACAGGGATGAGCTTTCAATTGACCACTTTGAAAAGTGGCTCAAGTGGGCAAAAGAAAAGGATATAGGACTTGACTTTAACCCCACATTTTTTGCCCATCCAAAGGCACAGTCTGGATACACACTCTCAAGCACTGATGAAGGTGTCAGAAAGTTCTGGGTAAAGCATGGCATAAAGTCAAGAGAAATTGCATCCCAAATAGGGAAAGAGCTAAAAAAGACCTGTATAAACAACATTTGGATTCCTGATGGGTCAAAAGACTTTACAGCAAAGAGGTATGAGCACAGGAAGATTTTGAAAGAATCTTTAGATGAGATATTTGCTGCGTCGGTTGACAAAACCTATCTTGTTGATTCTGTTGAGAGCAAGCTTTTCGGAATTGGGTCTGAGGCATTTGTTGTTGGTTCTCATGAGTTTTACATGGGCTATGTTTTTACAAGCAAGCACGATATAGCAATATGTTTTGACCTTGGACATTTCCACCCGACAGAAAGTGTGGCTGACAAGATTTCGTCAGTTTTAGCATTTTCAAAGAAGGTGCTTTTGCATTTGAGCCGTGGTATGAGGTGGGATAGCGACCATGTTGTTGTGCTAAACGATGAGGTATTGTCTGTTTCGCAGGAAGTAAAAAGAGCAGATGCTTTTGACAGAGTGTTTTTTGCATTGGACTTTTTTGATGCAAGCATAAACAGAATCACTGCTTGGGTGACAGGCGCAAGAGCTGCTTTAAAATCAATTCTGTACGCTTTGCTTGAACCTACACATCTTTTAAATGAAGCTGAAAATGAAGGGGATTTTGGAAAACGGCTTGCGCTTTTGGAAGAGTTTAAGACTTTGCCATTTGGTGCTGTGTGGAACAAGTTCTGCTATGAAAGTAACGTCCCTGTTGGAAGCAGCTGGCTTGAAAAAGTAAAGGAGTATGAGGATAAGGTTTTGAAAAGTAGGATATAA
- a CDS encoding DeoR/GlpR family DNA-binding transcription regulator, whose translation MNDFRRQKILEILEQKGEIQLQKLKEFFPDISTMTLRRDLIALEKEGHLIRTHGGAVSTKKLWQLTGQEDEYSKRAQENIEAKMRIANIAKGLVEKNRSIYFDAGSTIMCLAKILDSDNFTIITSGLNIALELVKKKNVFVVMLGGIVNSNTLSVSGPNAIFSLDKMNIDIAFMSASGFCLETGFSVSNAYEGELKRRIIDRSQKVVMLMDTSKVGKNMPFSYARLEEIDIWICEKQLPEDIEKAAQECGVKILY comes from the coding sequence GTGAATGATTTCAGAAGACAAAAAATCCTGGAGATATTAGAACAAAAAGGGGAAATTCAACTTCAAAAACTCAAAGAGTTTTTTCCGGACATATCGACCATGACGCTGCGGCGCGATTTGATTGCGCTTGAAAAGGAGGGGCACCTCATTCGGACACATGGTGGTGCTGTCAGCACAAAAAAGTTGTGGCAACTAACTGGCCAGGAAGACGAGTATTCAAAGCGTGCCCAGGAAAATATTGAAGCAAAGATGAGGATTGCAAATATTGCAAAGGGACTTGTTGAAAAGAACAGGTCAATATATTTTGACGCAGGTTCCACCATCATGTGTCTTGCCAAAATCCTCGATAGTGACAATTTCACAATCATCACAAGCGGGCTTAACATTGCACTTGAACTTGTGAAAAAGAAAAATGTCTTTGTTGTGATGCTTGGGGGAATTGTTAACAGCAACACCTTATCAGTGTCTGGTCCAAATGCTATATTTTCTCTTGACAAAATGAACATTGACATTGCTTTTATGAGCGCATCAGGTTTTTGTCTTGAAACAGGATTTAGTGTTTCAAATGCATATGAAGGTGAGCTCAAGAGAAGGATAATCGACCGGAGTCAGAAAGTGGTTATGCTTATGGACACTTCAAAAGTGGGCAAAAACATGCCGTTTTCGTACGCAAGGCTTGAGGAGATTGACATATGGATTTGCGAAAAACAACTTCCTGAAGATATTGAAAAGGCTGCTCAAGAATGTGGCGTTAAGATTTTATATTGA